The following coding sequences lie in one Silvibacterium dinghuense genomic window:
- the rplX gene encoding 50S ribosomal protein L24, whose amino-acid sequence MSLGIQRNDQVVVIAGKDRDLKKQRRVLSVDAEKGRVLVEHVHVIKKNVRPNPQRNIKGGIAEQEAPVHISNVQLVCPNCGPTRVGHKLEGDKKVRVCKKCGNEIATKGKKK is encoded by the coding sequence ATGAGTCTGGGTATTCAGCGCAACGATCAGGTTGTCGTGATTGCCGGTAAGGACCGGGACCTTAAGAAGCAGCGCCGCGTACTGAGCGTCGATGCCGAAAAGGGCCGCGTGCTGGTCGAGCACGTACACGTGATCAAGAAGAACGTCCGCCCGAACCCGCAGCGGAACATCAAGGGCGGCATCGCCGAGCAGGAAGCACCGGTCCACATCTCGAATGTGCAGCTGGTGTGCCCGAACTGCGGACCGACCCGGGTGGGCCACAAGCTCGAGGGCGACAAGAAGGTTCGCGTCTGCAAGAAGTGCGGCAACGAGATCGCGACCAAAGGCAAGAAGAAGTAA
- the rplN gene encoding 50S ribosomal protein L14, whose translation MAVQMRTMLEVADNSGARKLQMILPLGGGAGKKAGLGDVVTAAVKEASPDGQVKKGKVVKAVIVRTRKESRRRDGTYIRFDSNAAVLINEAGEPVGTRVFGPVARELREKKFLKIVSLAPEVL comes from the coding sequence ATGGCAGTGCAGATGAGAACCATGCTCGAGGTTGCCGATAACTCGGGCGCACGCAAGCTGCAGATGATTCTGCCCCTGGGTGGCGGCGCCGGCAAGAAGGCGGGCCTGGGTGATGTGGTGACGGCTGCCGTCAAGGAAGCCTCGCCCGATGGTCAGGTGAAGAAGGGCAAGGTGGTGAAGGCCGTGATCGTGCGTACGCGCAAGGAGTCTCGCCGTCGCGACGGAACCTACATCCGCTTTGATTCGAATGCCGCGGTGCTGATCAACGAAGCGGGCGAGCCGGTAGGCACGCGCGTCTTCGGGCCGGTTGCCCGCGAGCTGCGCGAGAAGAAGTTTCTGAAGATTGTGTCGCTCGCTCCGGAAGTCCTGTAA
- the rpsQ gene encoding 30S ribosomal protein S17: MSEATTKTAPESRRNEKVGNVVSTKMQKTIVVEVEMRKAHPKYKRVMKTNKKFYAHDEENTARVGDVVRIRETRPLSKLKRWNLEEIIRRSALAQAEAAAEAAAAAK, translated from the coding sequence ATGAGCGAAGCCACGACGAAGACGGCGCCTGAGTCGCGCCGCAATGAGAAGGTAGGCAATGTCGTTTCGACCAAGATGCAGAAGACCATCGTGGTCGAGGTCGAAATGCGCAAGGCTCATCCGAAGTACAAGCGCGTCATGAAGACCAACAAGAAGTTCTATGCGCACGACGAAGAGAACACCGCGCGCGTGGGCGATGTGGTCCGCATCCGCGAGACCCGTCCCTTGAGCAAGCTCAAGCGCTGGAACCTCGAAGAGATCATCCGCCGCTCGGCTCTGGCTCAGGCCGAAGCCGCAGCCGAAGCCGCTGCCGCTGCGAAGTAA
- the rpmC gene encoding 50S ribosomal protein L29, whose translation MELEKIRNLSDGELKAEQAKAAEQLFRLRFQMKLGQNEGVKKLRGLKKDIARIQTVARERELGLYGATPKTESTEPKPKAKKAAVKKTAAKPAVKTKKAKSEKEAAE comes from the coding sequence ATGGAACTCGAGAAGATTCGAAATCTGAGCGATGGCGAGCTGAAGGCCGAGCAGGCCAAGGCGGCTGAGCAGCTCTTTCGCCTCCGCTTCCAGATGAAGCTGGGCCAGAACGAGGGCGTCAAGAAGCTGCGCGGGCTCAAGAAGGACATTGCCCGCATCCAGACCGTGGCCCGCGAGCGTGAGCTTGGCCTGTACGGCGCGACTCCCAAGACGGAGTCCACCGAGCCCAAGCCCAAGGCCAAGAAGGCTGCCGTGAAGAAGACCGCGGCCAAGCCGGCGGTCAAGACCAAGAAGGCCAAGAGCGAGAAGGAGGCCGCTGAGTGA
- the rplP gene encoding 50S ribosomal protein L16, with the protein MLMPKKVKYRKQQRGRMRGKAWRGSELAFGDYGLKVMECGYITDRQIEASRIAMTRFIKRGGKIWLRLFPDKPVTRKPAETRMGKGKGAPDHWVAVVRPGKVLFEMEGVAPEIAQEAMRLAAHKLPLKVRFVQRHDVKTVVAAK; encoded by the coding sequence ATGTTGATGCCAAAGAAGGTCAAGTATCGCAAGCAGCAACGCGGCCGCATGCGCGGCAAGGCGTGGCGCGGCAGCGAACTCGCATTTGGTGATTACGGCCTGAAGGTTATGGAGTGCGGCTACATCACCGACCGGCAGATCGAGGCCAGCCGTATTGCCATGACGCGCTTCATCAAGCGCGGTGGCAAGATCTGGCTGCGTCTGTTCCCGGACAAGCCGGTGACCCGGAAGCCTGCCGAAACCCGTATGGGTAAGGGCAAGGGCGCTCCTGACCACTGGGTAGCAGTCGTCCGCCCCGGCAAGGTGCTCTTCGAGATGGAGGGCGTAGCGCCCGAAATCGCGCAGGAAGCCATGCGTCTGGCGGCTCACAAGCTGCCGCTCAAGGTGCGCTTCGTGCAGCGTCACGATGTAAAGACAGTCGTGGCGGCCAAGTAA
- the rpsC gene encoding 30S ribosomal protein S3 yields MGQKVHPYGFRLGVNKPWRSRWFVERDYDKLLVEDVQLKKELKEKLKAAGVSSVEIERPGNKLRLIIRTARPGIIIGRKGAEIEKLKVDLQKRTNRDVFIDILEVNKPELDAQLVAENIALQLEKRVGFRRAMRKSVDSALRFGCKGIKVRVSGRLNGNEIARSEWYLQGRLPLHTLRADIDYGFAEAHTTYGIIGVKTWIYRGDIYQQRRREPAATVGTSVF; encoded by the coding sequence ATGGGACAGAAAGTACATCCTTACGGATTTCGTCTGGGCGTCAATAAGCCCTGGCGCTCGCGCTGGTTCGTCGAGCGTGACTACGACAAGCTGCTGGTCGAGGACGTTCAGCTCAAGAAGGAACTGAAGGAGAAGCTGAAGGCTGCTGGCGTCAGCTCGGTCGAGATCGAGCGTCCCGGCAACAAGCTTCGCCTCATCATCCGCACCGCGCGTCCGGGCATCATCATCGGCCGCAAGGGCGCGGAGATCGAGAAGCTCAAGGTCGATCTGCAGAAGCGGACCAACCGCGATGTCTTTATCGATATCCTCGAGGTCAACAAGCCGGAGCTCGATGCCCAGCTGGTGGCCGAGAATATCGCACTGCAGCTCGAGAAGCGCGTCGGCTTCCGCCGCGCCATGCGTAAGTCGGTGGATTCGGCTCTGCGCTTCGGCTGCAAGGGCATCAAGGTCCGCGTTTCGGGCCGCCTGAACGGCAACGAAATTGCCCGTTCGGAGTGGTACCTCCAGGGCCGTCTGCCGCTGCACACGCTGCGTGCGGATATCGACTACGGCTTTGCCGAGGCGCACACCACCTACGGCATTATCGGCGTCAAGACCTGGATCTACCGCGGCGATATCTACCAGCAGCGTCGGCGTGAGCCTGCTGCGACGGTCGGCACGTCGGTGTTCTAA
- the rplV gene encoding 50S ribosomal protein L22 — protein sequence MALETKEFRAQARFQRVSPQKARLVLNLIKGRSVEEALNTVAFTKKAVAPMVEKVLRSALQNANYLSQEQGLDVDVDNLYVKSAIANEGPRMKRIRPAPMGRAYRYQRRLAHLEITVAERVSGESLVETVTDAPAVEATPKAAKKKKATTKKSSTPRTAAKGSAKAAPKAATKQWKGLGKKG from the coding sequence ATGGCATTGGAAACGAAGGAATTCCGGGCTCAGGCACGCTTCCAGCGGGTTTCGCCGCAGAAGGCGCGGCTGGTGCTCAATCTGATCAAGGGCCGTAGCGTGGAAGAAGCGCTGAATACGGTCGCCTTCACGAAGAAGGCAGTCGCTCCGATGGTCGAGAAGGTGCTGCGTTCGGCTCTGCAGAACGCCAACTATCTCAGCCAGGAGCAGGGACTGGATGTGGACGTCGACAATCTGTATGTGAAGTCGGCGATCGCAAACGAAGGTCCGCGTATGAAGCGTATCCGCCCTGCGCCGATGGGCCGCGCTTACCGCTACCAGCGCCGTCTGGCTCACCTGGAGATCACGGTGGCCGAGCGCGTATCGGGCGAGAGCCTGGTCGAGACGGTAACCGACGCGCCGGCAGTTGAGGCGACGCCGAAGGCCGCCAAGAAGAAGAAGGCGACGACGAAGAAGAGCTCGACGCCGCGCACGGCAGCCAAGGGTTCGGCCAAGGCCGCTCCGAAGGCCGCGACGAAGCAGTGGAAGGGTTTGGGGAAGAAGGGTTAA
- the rpsS gene encoding 30S ribosomal protein S19, which translates to MARSTKKGPFIDGHLMVKIEVLNQANDKKVVRTWSRRSTIHPDMVGHTIAVHNGKKFVPVYVTENMVGHKLGEFAATRTFKGHTAKGGESGAKPK; encoded by the coding sequence ATGGCACGGTCGACAAAGAAAGGGCCCTTCATTGATGGGCACCTGATGGTCAAGATTGAGGTGCTGAACCAGGCGAACGACAAGAAGGTCGTTCGCACCTGGTCGCGCCGGTCCACCATCCACCCTGACATGGTGGGTCACACGATCGCGGTTCACAACGGCAAGAAGTTCGTGCCGGTGTACGTGACGGAGAACATGGTGGGTCACAAGCTGGGCGAATTCGCCGCAACGCGCACCTTCAAGGGCCACACGGCCAAGGGTGGCGAGAGCGGTGCGAAGCCGAAGTAA